A region of Bombus huntii isolate Logan2020A chromosome 15, iyBomHunt1.1, whole genome shotgun sequence DNA encodes the following proteins:
- the LOC126873654 gene encoding leucine-rich repeat-containing protein 24-like, whose amino-acid sequence MIGAMHHPLRGRILLALFILLSTFALLSKAVAFPDWTDCPATCRCKWTSGKKSALCYNASLTSLPANLDPDMQVLDLSGNKIPALQSEIFKRSGLVNLQRVFLRNAGIYKIHADSFRDMRILVEIDLSDNHVEMLEPDTFLGNERLRILILSGNPLGKLRSHQFPILQHLRNLELQRCSLSEIHAEAFVHLTGLESLRLDHNELEYLDVSVISSLPRLKTLTLDGNQWSCDCRLRDFRIWLIPSRPSKLYSVPQVCSSPMRLEGRKWEDVKPAEFACEPEVFVLASSIQEETNGNLSLACLATGDPEPEVWWQLNGGPVNATKLTEQTYSGTYVAYATSDVDMAYNERVPSSSRLTDRWNNLTVYNASDGDAGEYSCFAKNIAGLARDTVSVAIPRVYTAPTLSQSDNWLLWVSLAGGGAAALCASISAVLLALCVCGGTRRQRAREKVKLQGSTSFGDQEKKLLDLSVTTTTPGNSNDRGSGHGSIVEACSTGDLELAERGSICDPMSAATVTVERLRPEVSSGSVTAMRAVPCAAMFPPPPPEFTSGVLPAGIFGNIFISVSMPQDSSDRCYPDLLDIPVHGTSGVVNKTTSALPAASSVSSFATLPRRALRSSDLCSPYDNMGPRVTANGSSAFSLTDADLRLSPPPPPRIIQPPHEFVSL is encoded by the coding sequence ATGATAGGGGCAATGCACCACCCTCTGCGAGGGCGCATTCTGCTGGCCCTCTTCATTCTGCTCAGCACATTCGCGTTGCTCTCTAAAGCGGTCGCGTTCCCGGACTGGACCGACTGTCCTGCTACGTGCCGTTGTAAGTGGACATCCGGCAAAAAATCCGCCCTATGCTACAATGCTAGCCTAACCTCGCTCCCTGCCAATTTGGACCCTGACATGCAGGTCCTCGACCTGTCTGGAAACAAAATTCCCGCGTTGCAGTCAGAGATCTTTAAACGTTCCGGCCTAGTGAATCTGCAGAGGGTCTTCCTGAGGAACGCTGGAATTTATAAAATCCACGCGGACTCTTTCAGAGACATGAGGATCTTAGTAGAAATCGATCTCTCCGATAATCACGTGGAGATGCTGGAACCAGACACTTTTCTGGGCAACGAAAGACTGAGGATCCTGATCTTAAGCGGGAATCCATTGGGCAAGCTGAGAAGCCACCAGTTCCCGATTCTGCAACATCTGAGGAACTTGGAATTGCAGAGATGCTCCTTATCCGAGATTCATGCAGAAGCATTTGTCCATCTGACCGGTCTAGAGTCATTGAGGTTAGACCACAACGAATTGGAGTATCTGGATGTATCGGTGATATCAAGTTTGCCACGTTTGAAAACTCTAACACTAGATGGTAACCAGTGGAGTTGCGATTGCAGACTTAGAGATTTCCGAATCTGGCTGATCCCTAGCAGACCTAGCAAACTGTACTCCGTGCCTCAAGTGTGTTCGTCACCGATGAGACTGGAAGGTCGCAAGTGGGAAGATGTGAAGCCAGCAGAGTTCGCCTGTGAGCCTGAAGTGTTCGTGTTGGCCAGTAGTATTCAGGAAGAGACTAATGGAAACCTGAGCCTGGCCTGCCTAGCCACGGGGGATCCAGAGCCTGAAGTTTGGTGGCAATTAAATGGAGGTCCAGTAAACGCTACTAAATTAACCGAACAGACTTATTCGGGAACCTACGTGGCCTACGCAACATCTGACGTCGATATGGCCTACAACGAGCGAGTCCCATCGTCCAGTAGACTCACCGATAGGTGGAACAACTTGACCGTCTACAATGCCAGTGATGGTGACGCCGGGGAATATTCTTGTTTTGCCAAAAATATCGCCGGTCTGGCCAGGGATACCGTCAGTGTCGCTATTCCGCGGGTGTACACGGCACCCACACTCTCTCAGAGCGATAACTGGTTGCTCTGGGTGAGTTTGGCCGGTGGAGGAGCTGCTGCGTTGTGTGCTTCCATTTCTGCGGTTCTGTTGGCTTTGTGCGTGTGTGGTGGTACTCGACGACAGCGTGCTCGAGAAAAGGTGAAGCTTCAGGGGAGCACTAGTTTCGGTGACCAGGAGAAGAAGCTTCTAGATCTGTCTGTGACTACCACGACACCTGGAAATAGCAACGATCGAGGCAGTGGTCACGGCAGTATAGTGGAAGCTTGTAGCACGGGTGACCTGGAACTGGCAGAGAGAGGGTCCATTTGCGACCCCATGAGCGCTGCCACTGTTACCGTAGAGAGACTACGTCCAGAGGTGAGCAGTGGCTCCGTGACCGCTATGAGAGCTGTACCGTGCGCCGCCATGTTCCCACCACCGCCACCAGAATTCACTAGTGGCGTGCTACCAGCTGGAATCTTCGGGAACATCTTTATCTCCGTGTCAATGCCCCAGGATTCTTCCGATCGTTGTTACCCCGATCTTTTGGACATTCCTGTTCATGGCACTAGCGGTGTGGTGAACAAAACGACTTCCGCTCTTCCGGCGGCCAGCAGCGTGTCTAGCTTCGCGACGCTGCCGCGACGAGCGCTGCGATCCAGCGACCTCTGTTCGCCTTACGACAATATGGGGCCCCGCGTAACGGCCAACGGGAGTTCCGCGTTCTCGCTAACGGACGCGGACCTGCGATTATCACCGCCGCCGCCACCTCGAATCATACAACCGCCACACGAGTTTGTATCCCTATGA